Genomic window (Oryzihumus leptocrescens):
GTGGTCGAGCACTTCGGTGCCGGTCGCACGATCGCCGCGGCCCTCCAGCGGCTGGGCGGCGACGACCTGATGGTGCCCGAGGTGCGCCAGGGGGTGGAGCGGGCCGTGGTGCGGCTGCTGGCCGGCCAACCGCGCGGCTGACCCGACCACGGTTTGTCCCGCAGCGCGCCGGGTACGACAGTCGTGGGCGACGCCGCCCGCGTTTTCCTTCCACCGCCACGGAGGTCCCATGTCGACTGACGCGATCGTGCTGCTCAAGGACGACCACAAGGAAGTGCGCCGGCTGTTCCGCGACTTCGAGGAGGCGGGGGACAACGCCCATGTGCGCAAGGGGCAGATCGTCAGGAAGATCATCGAGCTGCTCACCGTGCACACCTACATCGAGAACGAGGTCATGTACCCCGAGGTCCGCGCGCTGCTGCCGGAGGTCGAGGACGAGGTGCTCGAGTCCTACGAGGAGCACCACGTGGCCGACGTGCTGTGCATGGAGCTGTGGTCCATGGAGCCCGACGACGAGCGGTTCGACGCCAAGACGACCGTCCTCATCGAGTCGGTGCGCCACCACATGGATGAGGAGGAGCAGGAGTGGTTCCCCACGGTGCGTGACGGGCTCGGTCGCAACCAGCTCCAGGAGATCGGGGCGAAGATGATCGAGCTGAAGAAGACGGCCCCCCGCAAGCCCTCCCAGCCGAGCGCCCTGAAGAAGGCCATCGACGCCCTCATCTCCTGACCGGGGAGGCGAGCCCGCGTTTGACCGCCGACCTACCGGGTACGTGCCTGCCGGCGGCGGGCTGCCCCCATCCCGCCCGGAAGCGGGGGCGGTCCGTCGTCCCGCCCTAGGCTGGCGCCATGACCCCCAGCCCGGCCCCGCCCGTCCCGCTGCCCGACCTCGTCCCGTCGCTGCGGGCCGACCTCGCGGCGGCCGGCTTCACCGTCGACGGCATCGCGGCGGCGCTGGGCCCGGTGGCCAACGACGCGCTCGGCCGGGAGCAGCTGCTGCCCGCCGACCTGGCCACCCGGGACGCGGGCACGCCGCTGGCCACCCTGGTGCGCCTGTTCACCCTCGGCCGGCCCGTGCCCGCCGAGGCCGTCTCCGCTGCGCTGCCGACGCTGGGTCTCGAGGGGCTGGAGCGCCTGGGCCTGGTGACCGTGGGCGAGGGCCGGGTCCGCGCCACGTGCGACCTGCACCCACACGCCGACGAGTCGCACAGCTGGTGGGTGGCCTCGGACCTGTCCGAGATGGCGACCGGTGCGGCGCTGGCCCCCGACCACGTGCTGGGCATCGGCGGCGCGTCGACCACCCTGGCGGCGTGGACGCCGCGCCCGCAGGTCGACCGGGCGCTCGACATGGGCACGGGCTGCGGCGTCCAGGCCCTGCACCTGTCCGGGCACGCCGGCTCGACCGTCGCGACCGACCTGTCCCGGCGCGCGCTGGACTTCGCCGCGTTCAACGCGGCCGTCAACGGCCTCGAGCTCGACCTGCGCTGCGGCAGCCTGTTCGAACCCGTTGCCGGGCAACGCTTCCAGCTCATCGTCAGCAACCCGCCGTTCGTCATCACCCCGCGCGTCTCGGACGTCCCGCTGTTCGAGTACCGCGACGGCGGGCTCGCCGGCGACGCCCTCGTCGAGGCCGTGGTGCGCACCATCGGCGAGCACCTCGAGCCCGGCGGCATCGGGCAGTTCCTCGGCAACTGGGAGGTCGCCGAGGGTGCCGACTGGCGCGACCGCGTCCGCGGCTGGCTGGAGGGCACGGGCCTGGACGCGTGGGTCATCCAGCGTGACGTGCAGGACCCCGCGCAGTACGCCGAGCTCTGGGCCCGCGACGGCGGCAACGTGCCGGGCACGCCCGAGTACGAAGCCATGTATGCCGCGTGGCTGGCCGACTTCGCGACCCGCGGGGTCGGGTCGGTCGGCTTCGGGGTGGTGACGGTGCAGCGGCCGGCGACGGCGCGCGATACCTGGGTGGAGCTGGTGGAGGAGTCCGGGCCGGTGTCCTCCCCAATGGGCCCGGCGATCCTCGCGGGCGTGCGCGCCCGCACCTGGCTGGCCGAGCACGGCGACGCCGGGGTGCTGGCGGCGGCGTGGCGGTGTGCCGAGGACGTCACCGAGGAGCGGCACTCCCGGCCCGGTGCCGAGGACCCCAGCGTGATCGTCATCCGGCAGGGCAGCGGGCTGCGCCGGGCTGTGCGGGTCGACACCGTCATGGCCGCGTTCGTCAGCGTCTGTGACGGCGACCTCACCGCGGGTCAGGCGCTCGAGGCCATCGCGGCGCTGCTCGAGCAGGACCCCGCCGAGGTGCGTGCGGCCGCGCTGCCGGTGGTCCGCGAGCTGGTCGCCGACGGCTTCCTGCTCCCGGTCTGACCGGGTGGACCTCGGGTGCCGGACACGGGCCTCAGGTCATGACCCGAGGTCGGTGTCCGGGAGGCGTGGGTGCGCCCGGCGCTCAGCGCTCGTGGGTCGCCACGGCCTCGGGTGAGGCAAGCGCGTCACGCCAGACCAGCCACTTGCGCTCGACCTCGGCGTCGAGGTCGATGCCGTGGTGTCGGGCCAGGAGCAGGGTCTGGCACAGCACGTCGGCGACCTCGGAGCGGAACGCCGCGTCCAGCTCGTCCGGGGTCAGCCCCTTGGTGCGGGCCTGGCCGTCGCGCATCAGCTGCGCCTGGGTGAGCTCGCCGACCTCCTCCTGCAGCTTGAGCAGGAACCACGTGTCGTCCCGGTCGATGCCGAAGCGCTGGGCGTAGACGTGGGAGATCTGCTCGACCTGGTCGGTCAGCGCGTGGAGGTCCATGCGCCGCAGCCTGCCACGACGCAGGGGCGGCGTGCGGCGAGGCTCAGTTGAGCTGCCAGGAGCGCTTGGACAGGCCGTACCAGAACCCCTCGATGACGGAGCGGTTGTCCGGCGTGCCGGCCTCGAATGCCGCACCCAACGACACGAACAGCGGCGCGAAGTGCTCGGTGCGCGGGTGGGCGCGCCGGGCGGCCGGGGCCTTGTGCAGGAAGTCCATCAGCGCGTCGACGTCGCCGGTGGCCATGACCTCGCGCGCCCAGGCGTCGAACTCGGTCGACCACGACGGCGCCGGGGAGTCGGAGGGTAGCCGCGGGTTGAACTCCGACAGGTTGTGGGTGGTGAACCCCGACCCGACGATCAGCGTGCCGGAGTCGCGCAGCGGCTTGAGCTTGCGCCCGATCTCGAAGAGCTTCTGCGGGTCCAGCGTCGGCATCGACATCTGCAGCACCGGGATGTCGGCCTCGGGGTACATCTCCACGAGCGGCACGTAGGCGCCGTGGTCCAGCCCGCGCCGGGTGTCCTGGTGCACCGGCGTGGCGGGGGAGTGGAGCAGCTTGGTCACGTCGGCGGCCAGCTCGGGCGCGCCGGGCGCGTCGTAGGTCACCTCGTAGTAGCGCTGCGGGAAGCCCCAGAAGTCATAGACGAGAGGCACCTTCGTCGTCGCGGACAGCGCCAGCGGTGCCTCCTCCCAGTGCGCCGAGACCATGAGGACGCTGGTGGGCCGCGGCAGCCCGGCCGACCATCCGGCGAGCTCGCGCGTCCAGGTGGTGTCGTCGGCCAGCGGCGGCGCGCCGTGGCTGAGGTAGAGCACCGGCATACGGCTGTCAGGGGTGGTCTCGGTCACGGCACCAGCATACGCCGAGCAAAGTTTAATGTTCAACTAACTGGCGGTTTCAGACACGCGCGGTGGTCCCCGCAGGTCAGGACCCAAGTCCCCTTTCGGCCCCGCTTGGTACGTGGTGCCCGATTTCATGCCTTACCGTCTGAGACGCATGGCCCCGTCCGAGCAGCGACGAATCCGCTGCACGTGGTCGTGTGGAACGGAAGTGGGGTACCCATGAGCACCAGCACAGGCCGCCGCCTGGTCATCGTCGAGTCGCCTGCCAAGGCCAAGACGATCGCCGGCTACCTGGGCAAGGACTACGACGTCGAGGCCTCGGTCGGGCACATCCGTGACCTGCCCAACCCCAGCGAGCTCCCGGCGGAGATGAAGAAGGGCCCCTACGGCAAGTTCGCCGTCGACGTCGACAACGGCTTCGAGGCCTACTACGTGGTCGACCCGGACAAGAAGAAGAAGGTCGCCGAGCTCAAGCGCCTGCTCAAGGACGCCGACGAGCTCCTGCTGGCCACGGATGAGGACCGCGAGGGCGAGGCCATCGCCTGGCACCTGCTGGAGGTGCTCAAGCCCAAGGTCCCGGTCAAGCGCATGGTGTTCCACGAGATCACCAAGGAAGCGATCCAGCGCGCCGCCACCGAGACCCGCGACCTGGACACCCGCCTCGTCGACGCCCAGGAGACCCGGCGCATCCTCGACCGCCTCTACGGCTACGAGGTCTCCCCGGTGCTGTGGCGCAAGGTCCGCCAGGGCCTGTCCGCCGGCCGCGTGCAGTCCGTCGCGACTCGCATGGTGGTCGAGCGTGAGCGCGAGCGGATGGCCTTCCGCAAGGCGTCCTACTGGGACGTCGAGGGGGACTTCTCGCCGCAGGGCTCGCCCGGGCAGGCCTTCACCGCGCGGCTGAGCGCGGTCGACGCCAAGCGCGTCGCCACCGGGCGCGACTTCGACGACACCGGCCAGCTCAAGGGCGCCAACGTCGTCCACCTCGACGAGGCCACCGCCCACGCCATCGCCGAGGGCGTGCGCGCCGCCGCCGTGAGCGTCACCGACGTGCAGGAGAAGCCCTACACCCGCCGGCCGTCCGCGCCGTTCACGACCTCGACGCTGCAGCAGGAGGCCAGCCGCAAGCTGCGCCTGTCCAGCAAGAACGCCATGCGCGTGGCCCAGCGGCTCTACGAGAACGGCTACATCACCTACATGCGTACGGACAGCACGACGCTGTCCGAGGCCGCCCTCACCGCGGCGCGCAGCCAGGCCCGCGACCTGTATGGCGCGGAGTACGTCCCGGACTCGCCGCGCCGCTACGAGAAGAAGGTCAAGAACGCCCAGGAGGCGCACGAGGCGATCCGCCCCGCGGGCGACCGCTTCCGCACCCCGGCCCAGGTCGCCGGTGAGCTGCGCGGCGAGGAGTACGCGCTCTACGAGCTCATCTGGAAGCGCACCGTCGCCTCGCAGATGGCCGACGCCCGCGGCTCCACCGCCACGGTCAAGCTCGGCGCCACCCTGGCCGACGGCCGGGTCGTCGAGTTCTCGGCCAGCGGCACCGTCATCACCTTCCGCGGCTTCCTCGCCGCCTACGAGGAGGGCCGCGACGACGAGGCCGTGGCCAGGGCCGAGCGCGCCGACGAGGAGCGCCGCCTGCCCAAGCTCAGCACCGGCGTCGCGCTCGAGGTGCTGCGTGCGGAGGCCGACGGCCACGAGACCAGCCCGCCCGCGCGATACACCGAGGCCACCCTCGTGAAGGCCATGGAGGAGAAGGGGATCGGGCGTCCGTCGACCTACGCGGCGACGGTCGGCACGATCCAGGACCGCGGCTACGTGCGCACCCGTGGCTCGGCGCTGATCCCGACCTGGCTGGCGTTCGCGGTGACCCGGCTGCTGGAGGAGCACTTCCCCAAGCTGGTCGACTACGACTTCACCGCCGCCATGGAGGAGGACCTCGACCGCATCGCCAACGGCGACGAGGGCCGCGTGGCCTGGCTCAAGCGGTTCTACTTCGGCGACGAGGCGACCAGCATCGAGGGGCTGCGCGCCCTCGTGGACGACCTCGGCGAGATCGACGCCCGCGGCATCTCCACCATCGAGATCGGCGACGGCATCGTCGTGCGGGTGGGCCGCTACGGCCCCTACGTCGAGGAGACCGTGCCGGCCGGCGTCGACGCCGCGACCGGCGAGGTCGCCGAGGGGGCGAGCGGGGAGTCCCGCCGAGCCACCATCAACGACGACGTCGCCCCCGACGAGATGACCCCGGAGAAGGCCCGCGAGCTGCTCGAGGCGGCCGCCGACGACGGCCGCGTGCTCGGCCAGGACCCCGAGACCGGCCGCGACATCGTGGCCAAGGCCGGCCGCTACGGCCCCTACGTCACCGAGGTGCTGCCGGAGGACCTGGCGAACCTCAAGGGCAAGAGCAAGATCAAGCCCCGCACCGCCAGCCTGTTCAAGGACATGGACCTGGCGACCCTCGACCTCGAGACCGCGCTGAAGCTGCTCAGCCTGCCCCGGGTCGTCGGCAAGGACCCCGAGTCCGGCGAGGAGATCACGGCCCAGAACGGTCGCTACGGGCCCTACCTGAAGAAGGGCACCGACTCGCGCTCGCTGCAGGCCGAGGCGCAGCTGTTCACCATCACCGAGGAGGAGGCGCTGGCGATCTACGCCCAGCCCAAGCAGCGCGGGCGCGCCGCCGCGGCGCCGCTGAAGGAGCTCGGTGACGACCCGGTGAGCGGCAAGCCGATGCTGGTCAAGGACGGCCGGTTCGGTCCCTACGTCACCGACGGCGAGACCAACGCGACGCTGCGCAAGGACGACGACCCCGAGTCGATCACGCCCGAGCGCGGTGCCGAGCTGCTCGCCGAGAAGCGCGCCAAGGGCCCGACCACCCGCAAGCGGGCGGCCAAGAAGACCGCGGCGAAGAAGACCACGGCCAGGAAGACGACCGCACGCAAGACCACCGCGAAGAAGGCCGCGGCCAAGAAGGCCTGACCTGCCGTATCCCGTGCCATCACCTCCGCCGCCCCTCGCGCCACCGGGGCGGCGGAGGTGTGTCGGCACCCCGCCCTAACCTCGTCACCACATCGCACACCTGTTCGAATCGGAGGGATGATGGAGCTCGAGGGGGCGCGCCGCATGGCCACGGCGCTGATGGCCGAGCACGGGCTGGTCGGGTGGCGGCTGGTGCTGGACAACGCCAAGACCCGGGCCGGGGTCTGCCGGCCCGCCCGGCGCGAGATCGGGCTGAGCCGGGCGATCACCGCGCTGCACACCGAGGCGGAGGTCCGCGACACCGTGCTGCACGAGATCGCCCATGCCCTCGTGGGGGCCCACCACGGCCACGACGCGGTCTGGCGGGCCAAGGCCCTGGAGATCGGCTCCTCCGGCCGGCGCTGCGTCGACACCGCCTCCGCCCGGCCGCCCGCGCCGTGGACCGGCACCTGCCCGGCGGGGCACACCACGACCCGCCACCGTCGCCCGACCCGGGTGGTGACCTGCGGGCAGTGCTCGCGCAGCTTCGACCCGCGACACGTCATCACCTGGCGCTTCCACGGCGAGGTCGTGCCGATGCACCCCGCCTACGACCGCGAGCTGGCCCGGCTGCGCCGGCGGACGGCCGCCGAGCCCGTCGCCGCGCGGGGCGGCCGCCCGGAGCCGACGGTCGCGGCCGAGCGGGTCGCCCTGCCGGTGGGCACCGTGGTGCGAGTCGGCGGCAGCGGCCGCTACGCCGGGACGACCGGCGTGGTCGAGAAGCGTGCCCGCACCCGCTACCACGTGCGCACCCGGCTGGGGCTGCTCACCGTGCCCTTCGCCATGGCCGAGCCAGTCTGACCCGCCCGCCCGCCCGGGTCGGGCCCGGCCGGTGGGGGCCGGCGGCCCACGCGGGTGCGGGAGGTG
Coding sequences:
- a CDS encoding hemerythrin domain-containing protein — encoded protein: MSTDAIVLLKDDHKEVRRLFRDFEEAGDNAHVRKGQIVRKIIELLTVHTYIENEVMYPEVRALLPEVEDEVLESYEEHHVADVLCMELWSMEPDDERFDAKTTVLIESVRHHMDEEEQEWFPTVRDGLGRNQLQEIGAKMIELKKTAPRKPSQPSALKKAIDALIS
- a CDS encoding N5-glutamine methyltransferase family protein, encoding MTPSPAPPVPLPDLVPSLRADLAAAGFTVDGIAAALGPVANDALGREQLLPADLATRDAGTPLATLVRLFTLGRPVPAEAVSAALPTLGLEGLERLGLVTVGEGRVRATCDLHPHADESHSWWVASDLSEMATGAALAPDHVLGIGGASTTLAAWTPRPQVDRALDMGTGCGVQALHLSGHAGSTVATDLSRRALDFAAFNAAVNGLELDLRCGSLFEPVAGQRFQLIVSNPPFVITPRVSDVPLFEYRDGGLAGDALVEAVVRTIGEHLEPGGIGQFLGNWEVAEGADWRDRVRGWLEGTGLDAWVIQRDVQDPAQYAELWARDGGNVPGTPEYEAMYAAWLADFATRGVGSVGFGVVTVQRPATARDTWVELVEESGPVSSPMGPAILAGVRARTWLAEHGDAGVLAAAWRCAEDVTEERHSRPGAEDPSVIVIRQGSGLRRAVRVDTVMAAFVSVCDGDLTAGQALEAIAALLEQDPAEVRAAALPVVRELVADGFLLPV
- a CDS encoding pyrophosphatase, whose translation is MDLHALTDQVEQISHVYAQRFGIDRDDTWFLLKLQEEVGELTQAQLMRDGQARTKGLTPDELDAAFRSEVADVLCQTLLLARHHGIDLDAEVERKWLVWRDALASPEAVATHER
- a CDS encoding dioxygenase family protein; amino-acid sequence: MPVLYLSHGAPPLADDTTWTRELAGWSAGLPRPTSVLMVSAHWEEAPLALSATTKVPLVYDFWGFPQRYYEVTYDAPGAPELAADVTKLLHSPATPVHQDTRRGLDHGAYVPLVEMYPEADIPVLQMSMPTLDPQKLFEIGRKLKPLRDSGTLIVGSGFTTHNLSEFNPRLPSDSPAPSWSTEFDAWAREVMATGDVDALMDFLHKAPAARRAHPRTEHFAPLFVSLGAAFEAGTPDNRSVIEGFWYGLSKRSWQLN
- the topA gene encoding type I DNA topoisomerase, which translates into the protein MSTSTGRRLVIVESPAKAKTIAGYLGKDYDVEASVGHIRDLPNPSELPAEMKKGPYGKFAVDVDNGFEAYYVVDPDKKKKVAELKRLLKDADELLLATDEDREGEAIAWHLLEVLKPKVPVKRMVFHEITKEAIQRAATETRDLDTRLVDAQETRRILDRLYGYEVSPVLWRKVRQGLSAGRVQSVATRMVVERERERMAFRKASYWDVEGDFSPQGSPGQAFTARLSAVDAKRVATGRDFDDTGQLKGANVVHLDEATAHAIAEGVRAAAVSVTDVQEKPYTRRPSAPFTTSTLQQEASRKLRLSSKNAMRVAQRLYENGYITYMRTDSTTLSEAALTAARSQARDLYGAEYVPDSPRRYEKKVKNAQEAHEAIRPAGDRFRTPAQVAGELRGEEYALYELIWKRTVASQMADARGSTATVKLGATLADGRVVEFSASGTVITFRGFLAAYEEGRDDEAVARAERADEERRLPKLSTGVALEVLRAEADGHETSPPARYTEATLVKAMEEKGIGRPSTYAATVGTIQDRGYVRTRGSALIPTWLAFAVTRLLEEHFPKLVDYDFTAAMEEDLDRIANGDEGRVAWLKRFYFGDEATSIEGLRALVDDLGEIDARGISTIEIGDGIVVRVGRYGPYVEETVPAGVDAATGEVAEGASGESRRATINDDVAPDEMTPEKARELLEAAADDGRVLGQDPETGRDIVAKAGRYGPYVTEVLPEDLANLKGKSKIKPRTASLFKDMDLATLDLETALKLLSLPRVVGKDPESGEEITAQNGRYGPYLKKGTDSRSLQAEAQLFTITEEEALAIYAQPKQRGRAAAAPLKELGDDPVSGKPMLVKDGRFGPYVTDGETNATLRKDDDPESITPERGAELLAEKRAKGPTTRKRAAKKTAAKKTTARKTTARKTTAKKAAAKKA
- a CDS encoding SprT-like domain-containing protein codes for the protein MMELEGARRMATALMAEHGLVGWRLVLDNAKTRAGVCRPARREIGLSRAITALHTEAEVRDTVLHEIAHALVGAHHGHDAVWRAKALEIGSSGRRCVDTASARPPAPWTGTCPAGHTTTRHRRPTRVVTCGQCSRSFDPRHVITWRFHGEVVPMHPAYDRELARLRRRTAAEPVAARGGRPEPTVAAERVALPVGTVVRVGGSGRYAGTTGVVEKRARTRYHVRTRLGLLTVPFAMAEPV